A stretch of the Lactuca sativa cultivar Salinas chromosome 9, Lsat_Salinas_v11, whole genome shotgun sequence genome encodes the following:
- the LOC111888173 gene encoding uncharacterized protein LOC111888173: MEEVKKVVLNENCSAAMLNKLPKKKGDPGSLTLPCQFGNLAIIHALADSGASVNLMPYSFFKKLDLPEPGPIRMAIHLANKTVTFPRGICKDILVKVDKFVCPADFIILDMEADPQVPIILGRPFLNTASAIVDMRDSKLTLRVGEDSVTFGVDQAMKYSRNSDDTTFSIDMLDELLEECITEDSIKFTAEDEEFDPEKDLMEIERLLEEADYEELVKNTDSSTRRVPLKKRQKS, from the coding sequence atggaagaagtgaagaaggtaGTACTCAATGAAAACTGCTCAGCTGCTATGCTAAATAAGCTACCAAAGAAGAAAGGTGATCCGGGGAGTTTGACCttaccttgccaatttggcaacttggcCATCATTCATGCCTTAGCTGATTCGGGAGCAAGTGTGAATCTAATGCCATATTCGTTCTTTAAGAAGTTGGATCTCCCGGAACCAGGGCCAATTCGCATGGCAATACACTTGGCAAACAAAACAGTCACATTCCCAAGAGGCATATGCAAAGACATACTAGTCAAGGTGGACAAATTCGTCTGTCCCGCTGATTTTATCATTCTGGACATGGAGGCGGATCCACAAGTGccaatcatccttggaagaccCTTCCTCAACACGGCAAGTGCTATAGTAGACATGAGGGACTCAAAGCTCACATTGCGGGTAGGAGAAGATTCAGTCACATTTGGAGTGGACCAAGCCATGAAGTATTCAAGGAACAGTGACGACACGACATTCTCAATCGATATGTTAGATGAATTATTGGAGGAATGCATAACTGAAGATTCCATCAAGTTCACAGCTGAGGATGAAGAATTTGATCCAGAAAAAGACTTGATGGAAATTGAAAGACTGCTGGAAGAAGCCGACTATGAAGAATTGGTGAAGAACACTGAcagttctactcgccgagtacctctgaAGAAAAGGCAGAAGTCGTAA